A genomic segment from Malaclemys terrapin pileata isolate rMalTer1 chromosome 1, rMalTer1.hap1, whole genome shotgun sequence encodes:
- the TYMP gene encoding thymidine phosphorylase: MDRTGPGSGNSFPALIRKKRDGEKLRDEEIRHFVRAVTRGGLQEGQMGAMLMAIRLRGMDPDEMLTLTREMAVSGRVLEWPDSWQRLLVDKHSTGGVGDKVSLPLAPALAACGCKVPMISGRGLGHTGGTLDKLESVPGFNVSQSPEQMRCILEQVGCCIVGQSEELVPADKVLYALRDVTATIDSLPLITASILSKKAAEKVSALVLDVKFGSAALYTSLDSARTLAQSLVSVGSRLGICTVAMLSRMDGPLGQRVGHSLEVLEALQCLEGQGPADLHHLVTTLGGSLLWQCGKAGSVGQGAARIAASLADGSALGKFQAMLQAQGVEAGVAQALCTGTEEQRYQVLGRARGQEELPAAQDGTVQRVEALPIAQVLHELGAGRTQKGQPINHHVGAELLVTVGQRVAKGSPWIRIHYDTPELSNDQRRTLQGALVLADSEPFAPSCKVAEIILPQGSWSLEEVTGEQGLGSSQALLCSA, translated from the exons ATGGACCGGACCGGCCCCGGCTCGGGCAACAGCTTCCCGGCGCTGATCCGCAAGAAGCGGGACGGGGAGAAGCTGCGGGATGAGGAGATTCGCCATTTCGTCCGGGCCGTGACCCGTGGGGGGCTCCAGGAGGGGCAGATGG GGGCCATGCTGATGGCCATCCGGCTGCGGGGCATGGATCCGGACGAGATGCTGACTCTGACCCGGGAGATGGCGGTGTCGGGAAGGGTCCTGGAGTGGCCCGACAGCTGGCAGAGGCTCCTGGTCGACAAACATTCCACGGGGGGCGTGGGAGACAAGGTcagcctgcccctggccccggccctggctgccTGCGGCTGTAAG GTGCCCATGATCAGTGGCCGGGGACTGGGCCATACCGGGGGCACGCTGGACAAGCTGGAGTCCGTGCCGGGGTTCAACGTCTCTCAGAGCCCCGAGCAG ATGAGGTGCATCCTGGAACAGGTTGGGTGCTGCATCGTGGGGCAAAGCGAGGAGCTGGTCCCGGCGGACAAGGTGCTCTATGCCCTGCGGGACGTCACGGCCACCATCGACAGCCTGCCCCTCATCACAG cttccattctgAGCAAGAAGGCAGCAGAGAAGGTCTCGGCCCTGGTGCTGGACGTGAAGTTCGGCAGCGCTGCCCTCTACACCAGCCTGGACAGCGCCCGGACCCTGGCCCAGAGCCTG GTGTCGGTGGGCAGCCGGCTGGGGATCTGCACGGTGGCCATGCTCAGCAGGATGGACGGGCCCCTGGGGCAGCGCGTGGGCCACTCCCTGGAGGTGCTGGAGGCCCTGCAGTGCCTGGAGGGCCAGGGGCCAGCGGATCTGCATCACCTGGTCACCACACTAG GGGGCTCTCTGCTGTGGCAGTGCGGGAAGGCCGGCTCGGTGGGGCAGGGCGCCGCCCGCATCGCAGCCTCGCTGGCTGATGGCTCGGCCCTGGGGAAGTTCCAGGCCATGCTGCAGGCCCAGGGGGTGGAGGCCGGCGTGGCCCAGGCCCTGTGCACAGGGACAGAGGAGCAGCGCTACCAGGTGCTCGGCCGGGCTCGTGGCCAGGAGGAGCTGCCCGCGGCCCAGGACG GCACAGTGCAGAGGGTCGAGGCCCTGCCCATCGCCCAGGTGCTGCATGAGCTGGGAGCCGGCCGCACCCAGAAGGGGCAGCCAATCAACCACCACGTgggggccgagctgctggtgacGGTGGGGCAGCGCGTGGCTAAAG GTTCACCCTGGATCCGGATTCACTACGACACCCCGGAGCTGAGCAACGATCAGAGACGcaccctgcagggggcgctggtCCTGGCAGACTCGGAGCCCTTCGCGCCCAGCTGCAAGGTCGCAGAGATCatcctgccacagggcagctgGTCACTGGAGGAGGTGACAGGGGAGCAGGGCTTGGGGAGCAGCCAggcactgctctgctctgcctga